The genome window CCATTAAAATCTAAATGATTATGCAACTACCTCTCATGCCTACTCAGAAGGCTgacaagagagaaagaaaacaaacctTCACTTTCATATCAAAGTCAGTCAGCACCATGAAGTAGTCATCGTAAACCATGCCAAGCTCCTTCCGGAAGGCTGTGATGAGTTCTTGGTTGATGAGCTCACTGACTGGCAAGCTGCGCACAGGCTTGTCCTGCTCTGTAAAGCacagaacaaaaacatgaaacacaaTGAAAGAATGAACAGAACAAATGTCCTGAGCATCAACAGCAAAATGGGCAGGATATGGAAAGATGAACTCACCCATCTGGTAATGATCTATCTTCATGGTTCCGTTGTCGGGGGGTCCAAAAATGGTGATAATGGATATTTTGCGCAGAGCCATGTCGCATACTTGTTCCAGATACTCATCTTTCTGCTGACtgtacattttgttattttcactAGGAGTAGTAATTACCTGGAAACAGAGATTACCACTGAGATTATAACAAAACTATGCATTGAGAATAGTGCTTCTCCAtttaacatatacacacacaactgaAAATGATTCTTGTTTGTATCTCTATAATATACTCACAAGCAGACGTcttcttttttcaaaataacTAAGAAATGTTTCAAGCGCCCTCTTGGTATCAGCAGGCTTTTCAGTAGGCTTGCCAACAGCATCTTTATCCTCGAGGCTGCTGGCTTTTTGTGCCACATTTCTGTTGTGAACATTAACCTTGGCATCCTTGGAGGATTTCGCTACTTTTTTCTCTGTGTTGTTCTTTTTCACTGGCTTTTCAGTTCTctctgtcttcttcttcttcttctcagcTTTCTCAGCCGTGGCCTTGCCCGTTTTGGTAGTCATCAGGTCCTCCACCTGTTCAGTTGCTGTAGGCGTTCCTGCTTCTTGCTCTTCTACATGTTCATTGATCTGCTCCTtaactttttttcctcccttggGTGTTTTGTCCTTGACAGGCTTAGGCCTGCGAGCTCCAGGTGAAATCTTATCCGTCCGATCTTTGTGTTTCTCTCCGTGTTGGATTTTTGAGTCAGAGGTAGTGGATGGGTGAGTTACTCTGTGTTCCCTTTGACGGTTACGTGTAACAGGTTCTAAGGTGCTTGGTCGGGCTTTGTGTCGGTGTGATGGTATGTGTGGATGTCGATGCGCCACTGTAGTCCATAATGTAGTGGGACTGACGGTAGTTGGAGGCACAGTTGTGGGTAGTGTAGTGGATGCAGTAGTAGcagttgtagtagtagtagcagtagtagtagtagtagtagaagcaGTAGTAGTTGGTGGTGTTGTAGTTGCAGTAGTGGCAGGCTGGGTTGTGGGTGCAACTGTTGTGGTTGCAGGTTTTAAagatttgtgtatatatattctcCTTCTAGTGACTTTGGTGGTATGGGTGGTGGTAGATTGTATGGTGGTACTCGGAGTAGGCTTGGAAGGTGGTCTTGCACCTTCTTCACTCTTAATATCTTGAGAGACTTTCTGCGAGTTGGACTTGGGGTCTGCCAAAACTGTCCCAGTGGACTCCACTACCTTCCCCTCCATTCCAGTTGCCTTACACCTTTCCACAAAACCTTTCTGTCTGACTTTCTCAAGCCTGCGCACAGGCGTCTGATCTATGAGCTCATACATAGCCTCAAGCTGCACTGGGTATGGGTACCTCTCCTCCACCTGCAAGTTTTTCCTCAATAGCACCATGCCAAACTTGCCCTCCTCTAGTTTTAGAAAGCTCATCAGTCTGGGCACTAATGCTGGATCTAACTGTTCCTCAGCAATCGAGCCATCGTTTCCGACACGTCTCACTTTACCACCCATTTCTTCTTTCGCATGGAACATGAAGATCTGCTGCATATGGCGGTCTGCCATTTGGCAATACACGTCAGGCTTGAGCAAGCTCATCATCAGTCTGTAGTATCCGTCTGACTCATGCGGCGCTGAAATGACCAGCACACGGTTCTTCCCTACAAAACTGGTAAGGACGTTTATAGAGCTGGTCCGATTAGAGACCCGTAAGGGGGAGCTTGGGGAGCCCTGTCGAGGCGCATTGGTGTCTGGGTGAGCATGGAGCACGTTGGGTTTCTCAACCGGCTGTGTGTTTGAACTCGAATGAGGTAAAGGTCTGCGTCCTTTCAAAACTCTCCTGGCGGGGGATCTCGGGGAATTCGTAGCCTG of Clarias gariepinus isolate MV-2021 ecotype Netherlands chromosome 6, CGAR_prim_01v2, whole genome shotgun sequence contains these proteins:
- the ccdc80l1 gene encoding coiled-coil domain-containing protein 80; this translates as MSYLLLANRPSTRGSTAMRFFHTHVVLCVLVWTAQASDFKSSLDTHFTRTQSHAVKRHRESQSNTFAGISGNTALPHADQATNSPRSPARRVLKGRRPLPHSSSNTQPVEKPNVLHAHPDTNAPRQGSPSSPLRVSNRTSSINVLTSFVGKNRVLVISAPHESDGYYRLMMSLLKPDVYCQMADRHMQQIFMFHAKEEMGGKVRRVGNDGSIAEEQLDPALVPRLMSFLKLEEGKFGMVLLRKNLQVEERYPYPVQLEAMYELIDQTPVRRLEKVRQKGFVERCKATGMEGKVVESTGTVLADPKSNSQKVSQDIKSEEGARPPSKPTPSTTIQSTTTHTTKVTRRRIYIHKSLKPATTTVAPTTQPATTATTTPPTTTASTTTTTTATTTTTATTASTTLPTTVPPTTVSPTTLWTTVAHRHPHIPSHRHKARPSTLEPVTRNRQREHRVTHPSTTSDSKIQHGEKHKDRTDKISPGARRPKPVKDKTPKGGKKVKEQINEHVEEQEAGTPTATEQVEDLMTTKTGKATAEKAEKKKKKTERTEKPVKKNNTEKKVAKSSKDAKVNVHNRNVAQKASSLEDKDAVGKPTEKPADTKRALETFLSYFEKRRRLLVITTPSENNKMYSQQKDEYLEQVCDMALRKISIITIFGPPDNGTMKIDHYQMEQDKPVRSLPVSELINQELITAFRKELGMVYDDYFMVLTDFDMKVKQQYEVPIIMKAVFDYIDTFSSRLKEMELQRKLGIACKKEDKSRTLENFLSRFRWRRRLLVISTPDDEEWAYQQQRNALSSQACHLGLRHISVLKLVGRVTEDMGGVLELYPINGSATVEREDLSASLVHDIRNYFQVSADYFSMLLVGKDGNVKSWYPSPMWSMSIIYELIDSMQLRRQEMAIQLSLGMRCPEEEYGHHEDYHEGYHRGYSY